AAGACTACTTTGCCAGGTCAGTGGCGCCCTCTCCCTTAGCCAACACAAACGAACGCGTCGGCAATTCAGGTTTCCTCCCGTCCGTCACATTGCTCAGCTAGCATGTCATCTGATAATACTAAAAGAATCGTATCGTCGCCTGTCCATTTGCACTAGGAAATGATAAGCAGGCGGGCAGCCAACTTGTGTTCTTGGTGCTGTCCGTTACGATTACGACTAGTGTATGTAGGGGGGAGATACAGTAGGATCGATGAAAGCGGTCGCGGCCTCGCGGGTCCACTAGTGGACAGCGTGTTGACAATGCTTTGGGCAGTCAAAGAGACGGCGCGTTCCTAACTTTTCAAGAAACTCGTCAACTTTTTGTCAAAAGTTGCAGCAGTAATACTAATCTGCCTCGGCAAGGGAAGCAGTCTCTCGATTGCTGCTAATACAATTTGaaaatgataaaaaaattgCTTCATTCTGAAAATGTAGTGGAAGGGTAGTTCCTGCTGCTCTGTTTTTTTGCACATAGTACTCTGTTCTTTCATCGTCTACGAGAAAAACTCTGTTCTGCTACTTTCTCGCACTTCCTGATGGAACTGCTGCCTAGGATAAGCTAATTTACATGTGTCGGCCAGTTATCCAGCATAGGAGTAGCCTGCAAAGTTATGAATCATACATTATCACTACCATCAATAGGCAGGTCCTGTTGTTGTTGGCAAATTGCTACTACGTGCTACAGTAATTACTAGTGCTAATGCACTCATGGTTTCTTTAGCTTTCGCTCTCACGCCTTCCCGCACTAGCCTACGCCCCTTGCCAAATTGCTGTAGCACTCTTCTCACCTGGTAAGGTGATCCTATTATAAGTCTGTAACACGCTTTATTagaacgaaaaaaagaagaagattgtaACCAATGTTCTGTTCGAAAAGGTATCATTTGCGTTTTCTTTCTTGCAAATATATCACTCTAATTTGTTTTCCAATGTTAACTTTGTTGCAGGCCAAATACTTCCCTCCAGCTTTCTGAAGCTCGTGGCATCGATTCAGCAACAATCCAGTCCCCACCTCACTCCCCTTCAAACAcaattttgaattcaaccacTAGATAAAGCCAGCTCCCAACTCCATCCAACAAAATTCCCTCGAATTCTTGTTCGACCCCATTCCAATCAGAAGCTCTTCCTAGCACGGGCAGAAGCAGCACTTCACCGGCCGATGCAGGGAGACCCCGGGTACGGCCACGGTGGCTACGGCCACGGTGGCTAcggccacggcgccggcggctacgGCAGCGACATGGCCGGGTACGGCGCGTACTACGCGGCGAGCGACCTGTACCCCGCGGCGCCGGCTGCCTACGAGGACCCGCTCGCCGGGCGGCAGCAGCACGACTTCCCGGCGCCGCTGACGGGGCTGGAGTTCCAGCCGTCGGACACCTGCCCGAGGAACTACGTCATCTTCGACCAGACGTACGACCGCAGCCGCGTCATGTTCCACCCCTCCCTGGCCAGCAATTTCGGCGGGTACGGCTACGACCAGGCCTGCGCCggcaacagcggcggcggcggcggcggcgcgtcggttCGGCAGAAGGAGGACACGGACGAGATCGACGCGCTGATGAGCACGGAGGacggcgaggacgaggacgacgtgGTGAGCACGGGGCGCACCCCGGGGTGCCGCGGCGGGGGCTCCTCCCCGGACTCGACGTGCTCGtccgggtgcggcggcgggcgcaagcaggaggccggcggcggcgagaaaaagaagaaggagcggatgaagaagatggtgcggacgctcaaggggatcatcCCCGGCAGCGAGCGGATGGACACGCCGGCCGTGCTGGACGAGGCCGTCCGGTACCTCAAGTCCCTCAAGGTGGAGGTCAAGAAGCTCGGCGCATGCGGGTCGAGCAGCTAGCTTCGCTACCCAGCTGCACGGCCACTTCTGCAGACAGGCTTCTTTCGTTGTTGTTCCGATGCCGGCTTTCTGTACTGTACCTACCCACTCTGCATGCTTCAGACTGCATTACGCGAGAACGAGAATTCAGATAGAACGAGTACTACTTAGTACGCAATTAGATGCATGTTCCCGATGCAAACTTGAGTAGTGTCAACAATCTTCTTATAAGAAACAAACATGGGGTAATGCAGTCTGAAGCAACACCTTGTAACTGCACCTTGTTTGCTCAGTCAGATCTTTCACCAACAAGAAAACTCGAAGAAATCTTTTCTGCCAACTTGGGAGTGACGAGGATGGGCAATGTCTTAAGTGATGAACAAACAAGTACAGGTCCATCTGTCTGCAAAAGATCaggcgtctctctctctctctttttgaaataaaaaagaccAGGCAACGACTACTGAGTTGAGGAACTTGAGGTTGAGGCTATCGCGGACTGTGCGCGCGCGAGCGGAACGCTGGTTCGTGCTGGACCGGGCCAGCAGGCCCGTTGCTACCGTGTACGGCCCTAGACGGACTGGACGGGCCCAACAACAGGCACTTTGTTGACCGGTGCTGGAGTTCGATCTTTTCCATCTTCTGAAAGATTTTAGCTTCCACACATTTCAATATTTAAGATTATCTGCATATAATCGCAATTTTTAGATTCATCCAAATCTTAGCTTCCTCTCTCCCACCTCGCCGATCGCTTGCGGTCGCCCCCacatcgccgccgctgcccgcacCGCTGCCTGCGCCTGGCCCCCACCTCGCCCAAAAGAATATGCTTGGTCGTTTTTCACATTTTGTGCTACTAATTTCAACATTTCATctgcaaaattttaaaattttgatcgTCAAACGTTAAACCTGTTTAATAAAAATATTGAGTCAATCATATTAAAATGCTGAACATGGATAATTGAAATAAAGTAAGCTTTAAAGATGGATAATTTATCTATAAAGTTCTGTtctcaaggcgtcgcctaggcgtccatgcGCGTCCACC
This window of the Panicum virgatum strain AP13 chromosome 1K, P.virgatum_v5, whole genome shotgun sequence genome carries:
- the LOC120707134 gene encoding transcription factor bHLH144-like yields the protein MQGDPGYGHGGYGHGGYGHGAGGYGSDMAGYGAYYAASDLYPAAPAAYEDPLAGRQQHDFPAPLTGLEFQPSDTCPRNYVIFDQTYDRSRVMFHPSLASNFGGYGYDQACAGNSGGGGGGASVRQKEDTDEIDALMSTEDGEDEDDVVSTGRTPGCRGGGSSPDSTCSSGCGGGRKQEAGGGEKKKKERMKKMVRTLKGIIPGSERMDTPAVLDEAVRYLKSLKVEVKKLGACGSSS